In Oceanispirochaeta sp., the genomic window CCGGGGAAGTTTACAACAATCGTCTGGTTCTTTATCCCCGCATATCCTCTGGAGAGCATTGCCTGAGGCGTCTCCCTGTAGGACTCGGAGCGGAGGATCTCCGCAATGCCCGGCAGTTCGTAATCGCAGAACTCACGGCTGACCTCGGGTGTCACATCCCGGGGGGATATGCCTGTTCCTCCTGTGGTCAGGATATAGTCATCCCCCAGGTTCTCTTCCAGGGCTCTCCGGATGGCATCCGGGTCATCGGGAACAATCACCCGGTTCACCCGGCATTCCGGATAAGCTTCCAAAATAATGGATTCGATTTCCGGTCCCGAGAGGTCTTCGTATTCCCCCCGGCTGGCCCGGTCACTGGCGGTAAGAACAGTCACTGTCACGGCTGATGGTCCCTCCCTCCAGAACTTTGACAAAGATTCCCTTCCGGGGCATCACACAGTCTCCCACAATCTGGAAGACGGCACAACCATGGTGACACTCCTTTCCAATCTGTGTCACCTCCACTTCGCAATCCCCTAATCGTATTTGAGTCCCTACAGGAAGAACACTCAGGTTGATGCCTTCTGTGGTCAAATTCTCCGCAAAATCACCATAACCGAGTTCTATGCCTTTACCCTGCATGGTATCCACATCTTCCTGGGCCAGCATGGAAATCTGGCGGTGCCAGTT contains:
- a CDS encoding MogA/MoaB family molybdenum cofactor biosynthesis protein, with protein sequence MTVTVLTASDRASRGEYEDLSGPEIESIILEAYPECRVNRVIVPDDPDAIRRALEENLGDDYILTTGGTGISPRDVTPEVSREFCDYELPGIAEILRSESYRETPQAMLSRGYAGIKNQTIVVNFPGSVKAVRLCTRVLIPIMNHSGRMLRGEGH
- a CDS encoding MOSC domain-containing protein — encoded protein: MTHEIKFKLLSLNVSENKVEHKKPVDTMELRVDHGIVGDAHAGNWHRQISMLAQEDVDTMQGKGIELGYGDFAENLTTEGINLSVLPVGTQIRLGDCEVEVTQIGKECHHGCAVFQIVGDCVMPRKGIFVKVLEGGTISRDSDCSYRQ